A portion of the Paenibacillus hamazuiensis genome contains these proteins:
- a CDS encoding response regulator, protein MNVLIVDDEPIVRLGLSTLIEWERHGFALAGTAADGVEAWKRIETEAVDIVVTDILMPRMDGLELVRKLKESSTDVAVVVLSCLDDFVYVKEAMKLGARDYILKPTMEPEELLAILLEAKEALARQRQEQAQVARWREELQQSKQAQLGLKLEKWLISGLPDEELAEQLLPPGKWLHSMGVHAAEGQPAYTDWSDLGVHAAVRCGEQSVLLLYAAEPLVSQHEWNVMCYERAAWLERYIIREIGLEESAFVIGIGMKVRSLPDVAAAARLLESQVNRSFYEGASSRIIPLPDTTAVAHSIRLPQEEKVDLLRAVASGNAEAALHAAQRLCDTLAELRPPVGKTHAFVHELLGLAAEYARERGSIRLDDFEAAYLNGGKLRSIMSLAGLRRFLSEAALALAGAGTDGYAPDAAKHPFVRKALQYMRDHFRENIGTADIAQYVRLSRSYLSDLFGKETGESLSEALTRIRIEEAKRLLGTGEKKVYEVAEAVGFQDAKTFAKTFKKVVGCSPKEYEAR, encoded by the coding sequence GTGAACGTACTGATCGTAGATGACGAGCCGATCGTGCGGCTCGGTTTGTCCACGCTGATCGAGTGGGAGCGCCACGGATTTGCGCTTGCCGGAACGGCGGCCGACGGCGTCGAGGCGTGGAAGCGCATTGAAACGGAAGCGGTGGATATCGTAGTCACCGATATCTTGATGCCGCGGATGGATGGGCTCGAACTGGTTCGCAAGCTGAAGGAGTCGTCGACGGACGTGGCGGTCGTCGTGCTCAGCTGCCTGGACGATTTCGTATATGTGAAGGAAGCGATGAAGCTTGGCGCACGGGATTACATCCTCAAGCCGACGATGGAACCCGAGGAGCTGCTTGCTATTTTGCTGGAGGCGAAGGAGGCGCTTGCAAGGCAAAGGCAGGAGCAGGCCCAGGTGGCGCGCTGGCGCGAGGAGCTGCAGCAGTCGAAGCAGGCGCAGCTCGGCCTGAAGCTGGAAAAGTGGCTGATTTCCGGCCTGCCCGATGAAGAACTGGCCGAGCAGCTGCTGCCGCCGGGAAAATGGCTGCACAGCATGGGCGTGCATGCCGCAGAGGGCCAGCCCGCGTATACGGATTGGTCCGACCTGGGCGTCCATGCCGCCGTTCGCTGCGGAGAACAGTCCGTGCTGCTGCTGTATGCGGCGGAGCCGCTCGTTTCGCAGCACGAATGGAACGTCATGTGTTACGAGCGGGCCGCATGGTTGGAGCGGTATATCATCCGTGAAATCGGCTTGGAGGAAAGTGCCTTCGTCATCGGTATCGGTATGAAAGTCCGATCGCTGCCAGATGTCGCCGCGGCTGCCCGGCTGCTTGAAAGCCAGGTAAACCGGTCATTTTACGAGGGCGCTTCGTCCCGGATCATACCTTTGCCGGACACGACTGCTGTCGCCCATTCGATTCGTCTGCCGCAGGAGGAGAAGGTAGATCTGCTGCGGGCCGTGGCCAGCGGCAATGCGGAAGCCGCGCTGCATGCCGCGCAGCGGCTTTGCGATACGCTGGCCGAGCTCAGGCCGCCGGTCGGTAAAACGCACGCTTTTGTCCATGAGCTGCTCGGCCTGGCTGCCGAATACGCCAGAGAACGCGGTTCAATCCGTTTGGATGATTTCGAGGCGGCTTATTTGAACGGAGGAAAGCTCCGTTCGATTATGTCGCTCGCAGGGCTGCGTCGCTTTCTATCGGAAGCGGCACTGGCACTCGCCGGAGCCGGGACGGACGGTTATGCACCGGACGCTGCGAAGCACCCGTTCGTGCGCAAAGCGCTTCAGTACATGCGCGATCATTTCCGCGAAAATATCGGAACCGCCGATATCGCCCAGTACGTGAGGTTAAGCCGCAGCTATTTGAGCGACTTGTTCGGCAAGGAAACGGGCGAGTCGCTCAGCGAGGCGCTTACGCGCATTCGCATCGAAGAAGCAAAGCGGCTGCTCGGCACCGGCGAGAAAAAAGTGTACGAAGTTGCCGAAGCGGTCGGCTTCCAGGATGCGAAAACGTTCGCCAAGACGTTTAAAAAGGTCGTCGGCTGCTCGCCCAAAGAATACGAAGCGAGGTAA
- a CDS encoding protoporphyrinogen oxidase, giving the protein MKTILIIGGGVTGLSAAYYLQKALQAGRRDAEIVLVEADETLGGKIKTVHQGEFIMETGADSLVARKTNVAPLLDELGLREEVVYNATGISYIYADGELKPIPKEAVFGIPLSLESLAKTGLVSAQGKVDALKDFYTPNESFTKEDSIGAFLEFFLGEELVEKQIAPVLSGVYSGRLHELTIASTLPYLLDYKNEYGSIIQGLAANRQRFLGTGDRKFLSFKNGVSSLIDRLEERLTDVEIRKGVRAETIGRRGERYVVAFSGKEELEADFVVVSTTHQVAQRILRDETLDEDFRLLKNSSLISVYLGFDVPDSELPKDGTGFIAVEGSDLRCNACTWTSRKWEHTSEHGRLLVRLFYKSTCRDFESLRNMTEEELVQVARKDIEDSLGITGTPVSFAVTEWNEMMPNYHLKHPQIVKSLESKLAERYPNVILAGSSYYGVGIADCILSGEKTARRIAELV; this is encoded by the coding sequence TTGAAAACGATCCTAATTATCGGCGGCGGAGTGACCGGGTTATCTGCCGCCTACTACCTTCAAAAAGCGCTGCAAGCCGGTCGCCGGGACGCGGAGATCGTGCTGGTCGAAGCAGACGAGACGTTGGGCGGAAAAATCAAAACCGTACATCAAGGCGAATTTATTATGGAAACGGGAGCGGATTCGCTCGTCGCGAGGAAAACGAATGTAGCTCCTCTTTTGGATGAGCTGGGACTTCGGGAGGAGGTTGTTTATAACGCAACCGGGATCTCGTATATTTATGCGGATGGTGAATTGAAGCCGATCCCGAAGGAGGCGGTATTCGGCATTCCGCTCAGCCTGGAATCGCTGGCCAAGACGGGGCTTGTTTCGGCGCAAGGCAAGGTTGACGCCCTCAAAGATTTTTATACGCCTAACGAATCGTTTACTAAGGAAGATTCCATCGGCGCTTTCCTCGAGTTTTTTCTTGGCGAAGAACTGGTCGAAAAACAGATCGCTCCGGTACTGTCCGGCGTTTATTCCGGCCGGCTGCACGAATTGACGATCGCTTCGACACTGCCTTATCTGCTTGATTATAAAAACGAGTATGGGAGCATCATCCAGGGCTTGGCGGCCAACAGGCAGCGGTTTTTGGGGACAGGGGACAGGAAGTTTTTGTCGTTCAAAAACGGTGTGTCCTCTCTGATCGACAGGTTGGAGGAACGGTTAACCGATGTCGAAATTCGTAAAGGCGTACGGGCGGAAACCATCGGCAGGCGGGGAGAGCGGTACGTCGTCGCTTTTTCCGGGAAGGAGGAGCTCGAAGCGGACTTCGTCGTGGTCAGCACGACGCATCAGGTCGCCCAGCGTATTCTGCGCGATGAAACGTTGGACGAGGATTTCCGTCTTCTAAAGAACAGCTCGCTGATCAGTGTATACCTCGGCTTCGACGTTCCCGACAGCGAACTGCCGAAGGACGGGACCGGATTTATTGCCGTGGAGGGCAGCGATCTGAGGTGCAATGCCTGCACCTGGACCAGCCGCAAATGGGAGCATACCTCGGAGCATGGGCGTCTTTTGGTCCGGCTTTTTTACAAAAGTACTTGCCGCGACTTCGAGAGCCTCCGGAACATGACCGAAGAAGAGCTGGTGCAGGTCGCGCGCAAAGATATTGAAGACAGTCTCGGGATCACCGGCACGCCGGTTTCTTTTGCCGTTACCGAGTGGAACGAGATGATGCCGAATTACCATCTGAAGCACCCGCAGATCGTAAAATCGCTTGAAAGCAAGCTGGCCGAACGTTATCCGAACGTGATTTTGGCCGGCAGCTCCTATTACGGGGTAGGTATTGCCGATTGTATCCTCAGCGGCGAGAAAACCGCCCGGCGTATTGCAGAGCTTGTGTAA
- a CDS encoding YciI family protein: protein MNMHYTILFYETPEDFARRSDPERQQEYLAGWSHYVKALRESGIVVSGAGLDAPSTAASLRRHGGEMRVQDGPVTETKEQLGGFFVIDVPDLDAALEWAARCPNNAVEVRRNLPPMK, encoded by the coding sequence ATGAATATGCACTACACGATTTTGTTTTACGAAACGCCGGAGGATTTTGCACGTCGTTCCGATCCGGAGCGGCAGCAGGAATATTTGGCCGGCTGGTCCCATTATGTAAAAGCGCTGCGCGAATCCGGCATTGTTGTGAGCGGAGCCGGTCTCGATGCTCCAAGCACAGCCGCTTCCTTAAGGCGGCACGGCGGTGAAATGCGCGTCCAGGACGGGCCTGTTACGGAGACGAAAGAGCAGCTCGGCGGCTTCTTCGTCATCGATGTACCCGACCTTGACGCTGCGCTGGAATGGGCGGCCCGCTGCCCCAACAACGCGGTGGAAGTACGGCGGAATTTGCCGCCGATGAAATGA
- a CDS encoding RNA polymerase sigma factor — MNVHHAVEQAARDSYGRLVAYLAARWHDIATVEDALSGAFVAALETWPRTGVPDKPEAWLLTAARRKLIDGARRARVQAKAEPALLAMAEEARRWSRSDEDFPDERLRMMFMCAHPDIDPSMHTPLMLQTVLGIDAARIASAFIVKPSTMGQRLSRAKAKIREERIRFEFPDESELPQRLGAVLEAVYAAYGSGWDDAAGADPRRKGLTGEAVYLGRLLVRFMPDEPEALGLLALMLHCEARLEARRNAAGSYVPLSEQDTALWSRVLIGEAERILSCAAQAGRIGRFQLEAAIQSVHAQRAYTGRTEWEEIALLYEGLVRIAPTISTHIGRAAAVAEARGAESGLALLEAIPAETIASYQPYWALAAHLFKRLRRDEDAHAAYSRAIGLCTDPSVRDFLQRQAGQQ, encoded by the coding sequence ATGAACGTTCATCATGCGGTGGAACAGGCGGCCCGCGATTCCTACGGGCGACTCGTCGCGTATTTGGCCGCACGCTGGCATGATATCGCAACGGTGGAAGATGCGCTTTCAGGCGCCTTCGTCGCCGCGCTGGAAACATGGCCGCGCACGGGAGTGCCGGACAAGCCGGAGGCATGGCTGCTTACGGCGGCCCGGCGCAAGCTGATCGACGGAGCACGCCGCGCACGGGTGCAAGCCAAGGCGGAACCGGCTCTGCTCGCGATGGCGGAGGAAGCGCGGCGCTGGTCCCGATCGGACGAAGATTTTCCCGATGAGCGTCTGCGAATGATGTTCATGTGCGCTCACCCCGATATCGATCCGTCCATGCACACGCCGCTGATGCTTCAGACCGTGCTGGGCATTGATGCCGCGCGCATCGCGTCGGCTTTTATTGTCAAGCCGTCGACGATGGGGCAGCGTCTCAGCCGCGCGAAGGCGAAAATCCGCGAGGAGCGCATCCGGTTTGAGTTTCCCGACGAAAGCGAATTGCCACAACGCCTTGGCGCCGTGCTGGAAGCGGTTTATGCCGCTTACGGCAGCGGGTGGGACGATGCGGCCGGAGCGGATCCGCGGCGGAAAGGATTGACCGGGGAAGCGGTCTATTTGGGAAGATTGCTTGTGCGTTTTATGCCGGACGAGCCGGAGGCGCTGGGACTTCTCGCATTGATGCTTCATTGCGAGGCCCGCCTCGAAGCACGCCGCAATGCGGCTGGAAGCTATGTGCCGCTCTCGGAGCAGGACACCGCGCTTTGGTCGCGCGTACTGATCGGGGAGGCGGAGCGCATCCTGAGCTGTGCCGCTCAAGCGGGCCGAATCGGGCGGTTCCAGCTCGAAGCGGCGATTCAGTCGGTGCATGCGCAGCGGGCATACACCGGCCGCACCGAGTGGGAGGAGATCGCCCTCCTGTACGAAGGGCTCGTGCGCATCGCACCTACGATCAGCACGCACATAGGCCGTGCCGCCGCCGTGGCCGAGGCGCGCGGCGCCGAAAGCGGGCTTGCGCTGCTTGAGGCGATTCCGGCCGAGACGATCGCAAGCTATCAGCCGTACTGGGCGCTTGCCGCCCATTTATTCAAGCGATTGCGTCGGGACGAGGACGCCCACGCCGCATACAGCCGCGCCATCGGGCTGTGCACGGACCCGTCCGTTCGCGATTTTTTGCAGCGGCAGGCAGGTCAGCAATGA
- a CDS encoding ABC transporter ATP-binding protein, which produces MEHSATTKMAHAVPSTEPMIQAVGVARTFGRGNSAVHALKGANLSIPPGRLVALRGRSGSGKTTLLNILGALDRPTEGAVYFKGQEISGLSERKRGELRRTQIGLIFQSFALVPLMSAYENVEFGLRIAGVPTGRYKEYAERALDFVGLKARMKHRPFEMSGGEQQRVAIARAIAHRPSLLLADEPTAELDSKMGLQVMKVFKDLVEQEGMTIILTTHDPAIMEIVDHVYALEDGHIVDEG; this is translated from the coding sequence ATGGAGCATTCCGCCACTACGAAAATGGCTCATGCCGTACCGTCCACAGAGCCGATGATTCAGGCCGTCGGCGTAGCCCGTACATTCGGCCGGGGAAACAGCGCCGTTCATGCGCTGAAGGGCGCCAATCTGTCGATACCGCCCGGGCGGCTCGTCGCGCTGCGCGGACGGTCCGGCTCCGGAAAGACGACGCTGCTGAATATTTTGGGCGCACTCGACCGTCCGACGGAAGGGGCGGTTTATTTTAAAGGGCAGGAAATATCGGGGTTGTCCGAAAGAAAACGCGGCGAGCTGAGACGAACGCAGATCGGCCTGATTTTTCAATCGTTCGCGCTCGTGCCGCTGATGTCGGCGTACGAAAACGTCGAATTCGGCCTGCGCATCGCCGGCGTACCGACCGGCCGTTACAAGGAGTACGCGGAAAGAGCGCTCGATTTCGTCGGACTGAAGGCGCGCATGAAGCATCGCCCCTTCGAAATGTCCGGAGGCGAGCAGCAGCGCGTCGCCATCGCCAGAGCGATCGCGCACAGGCCGTCGCTTCTGCTGGCGGACGAGCCGACGGCGGAGCTCGACAGCAAGATGGGGCTGCAGGTGATGAAGGTGTTTAAAGATTTGGTCGAGCAGGAGGGCATGACGATCATTTTAACGACGCATGACCCCGCAATCATGGAAATTGTCGATCATGTATACGCATTGGAGGATGGACACATTGTGGACGAAGGATAG
- a CDS encoding efflux RND transporter periplasmic adaptor subunit gives MDTLWTKDRRPLRFVRVACAGMLAAALAGCSLLPKEEEALKPPLVKPVKENFEVYEVKRGSIAKQVSGVATFASDKMQYLNFTESGGRLASIDVQMGTVVKAGDVVAQLDKGDIENKIKQQQIVVEKAKIALEQAKEEKRGDVQTMRLKILDIQKEQVQLEMLQNQLAKTQLVSNIEGIVTFIDTNLKPGDPVVAFRPIITISDPKSLKLVYEFANTNDLTGIQVGMAADVKIKGNPFTGKVVQIPATAPQSDVKAIADKNAKSVVIVVDNPPADVEIGGNADISIVTEKRDDVLVIPRVGLRSYLGRDYVQVLEGESRKEIDVEKGIVSSTEVEIRKGLKEGQKVILNN, from the coding sequence ATGGACACATTGTGGACGAAGGATAGGCGGCCGCTTCGCTTCGTCCGGGTGGCTTGCGCGGGAATGCTGGCGGCGGCGCTCGCAGGCTGCTCGCTTTTGCCCAAGGAGGAAGAGGCGCTGAAGCCGCCGCTCGTGAAGCCGGTCAAAGAAAACTTCGAAGTCTATGAAGTGAAGCGCGGCAGCATCGCCAAGCAGGTGAGCGGTGTCGCCACGTTTGCGTCGGACAAGATGCAGTATTTGAATTTTACCGAATCCGGAGGGCGGCTCGCATCCATCGACGTGCAGATGGGCACCGTCGTTAAGGCGGGGGACGTCGTCGCACAGCTTGATAAAGGCGATATCGAAAACAAAATCAAGCAGCAGCAGATCGTCGTGGAGAAAGCGAAAATCGCCCTGGAGCAGGCCAAGGAAGAGAAGCGGGGAGACGTGCAGACGATGCGCCTTAAAATACTTGACATCCAGAAGGAGCAGGTGCAGCTCGAGATGCTGCAAAACCAGCTCGCCAAGACGCAGCTGGTCTCAAATATCGAAGGCATAGTGACTTTCATCGATACGAATCTGAAGCCGGGAGACCCGGTCGTCGCGTTTCGCCCGATCATTACGATTTCCGATCCGAAGTCGCTTAAACTGGTTTACGAATTCGCCAATACGAACGATTTGACGGGCATTCAGGTCGGCATGGCGGCGGACGTGAAAATCAAGGGAAATCCGTTCACCGGCAAAGTGGTGCAAATTCCCGCCACCGCGCCTCAGAGCGACGTCAAGGCGATTGCCGACAAAAATGCCAAGTCGGTCGTCATCGTCGTCGATAACCCGCCGGCTGACGTGGAAATCGGCGGCAATGCCGATATTTCAATCGTGACGGAAAAGCGCGACGACGTGCTCGTCATCCCGAGAGTCGGCCTGCGCTCCTATTTGGGCAGGGACTACGTTCAGGTGCTGGAAGGGGAGAGCCGCAAGGAAATCGACGTGGAGAAAGGGATCGTTTCCTCGACCGAGGTGGAGATCCGCAAAGGCTTGAAGGAAGGGCAGAAGGTGATTTTAAACAATTGA
- a CDS encoding ABC transporter permease translates to MILRKMVKNKWLELSLLAGLIISVGLASSMPIYTAAILQRLLVKDLDLLQVNTQQYSGDYWMSIYLTGDIPSDRIEAVLHKTDDFMVSQAHQIFDLPVKEFVIERSTDKYKMEPVDAERIDGSKQRITDMTGIKGLEQHVRIVDGRLPSAQPVNGVYETAVVESALTNMKMVLGNEFILRDDAGQEMIRVRPVGVIDQKTYDDVFWYNKLSSYSGSMLVPFELFEKDFTHERKLNVRSSYWLTALDYTKMRLPHINRYLTAHQWVENHLAENYPNYNIKAQAMPTLSTYFEKEEKLRMMLWSLNVPVMIMLAFYLFMVANLITDRQKTEIAVLRSRGASRTQVLLGYLAEGVFLGAIAFAAGPFVGLQLTRVLGASNGFLEFVQRAALDVRMNREAYEYGAVAVACSLVMTLIPAFLATRATIVGHKQQMARQQKSSFVHKFFIDIALLGVSLYGLQSFRRRMADMVSLGLDSNDLKMDPLLFLVPALFILGSALFILRVYPWFIRFVYWLGRKWWPPSLYSTLIQVGRQAAQYQFIMVFLAITLATGLFSASAARTINKNAAEKIQYGIGADVALQIKWEDDAPPPGMNEGGGDSEGENAVPAVPLTLSGNTKVQFSEPPFLPLTQLPGVEHAAKVFSKKDVSVTVGKERANVLLMGIDTDDFGQVAWLRDGLLDHHFYDYLNLIASDPAAVLISRSVAEQFKIKEGDRLYASWQGVESTQFKVFGIIDYWPSWNPNPQSGFGAASGSSAANSKNKKVVLPMLVVGHLSYIQNNMALEPYNVWLKLKPEASSQELYKALEERNIPVTSLSDAKQELIKQKNDPFQLAINGVMTLGFIISIIISFFGFLLYWVLSLSGRILQFGILRAMGVSFMQLIGMLVGEQLLTSGAAVGIGVLTGSLASRLFVPMFQLSFNAATQVPPFLVTFDPRDQLQLYAIVTLMITIGLFILGYMLSRIKIHQAVKLGED, encoded by the coding sequence ATGATTTTACGCAAGATGGTGAAAAACAAATGGCTCGAGCTGAGCCTTTTGGCCGGCCTGATTATTTCCGTCGGCCTCGCCAGCAGCATGCCGATTTATACGGCGGCGATTTTGCAGCGGCTGCTCGTCAAGGATCTGGACCTTCTGCAGGTCAATACGCAGCAGTACTCCGGGGATTACTGGATGTCCATCTATCTCACCGGAGATATTCCATCCGATCGGATCGAAGCCGTGCTGCACAAGACGGACGATTTTATGGTTTCGCAGGCGCACCAAATTTTCGATTTGCCCGTGAAGGAATTTGTGATTGAACGGTCCACCGACAAATACAAGATGGAGCCGGTCGATGCCGAGCGGATCGACGGCAGCAAGCAGCGCATTACCGACATGACGGGGATCAAAGGGTTGGAACAGCACGTGCGGATCGTCGATGGCAGACTGCCTTCCGCGCAGCCGGTCAATGGGGTTTACGAAACGGCGGTGGTCGAAAGCGCCCTGACGAATATGAAGATGGTGCTCGGCAACGAGTTTATTCTGCGGGATGATGCCGGCCAAGAGATGATTCGTGTGAGGCCGGTAGGCGTCATTGATCAAAAAACGTACGACGACGTGTTCTGGTACAACAAGCTGAGCAGTTACAGCGGAAGCATGCTCGTCCCGTTCGAGCTGTTCGAAAAAGATTTTACCCACGAACGGAAGCTGAACGTGCGCTCGAGTTATTGGCTCACTGCGCTCGATTACACCAAAATGCGGCTCCCTCATATCAACCGGTATTTGACCGCTCACCAATGGGTGGAGAACCACCTGGCGGAGAATTACCCTAATTACAACATCAAAGCGCAGGCGATGCCGACGCTGAGCACGTACTTCGAGAAGGAAGAGAAGCTGCGGATGATGCTGTGGTCGCTTAACGTGCCGGTGATGATCATGCTGGCTTTTTACCTGTTCATGGTGGCCAACCTGATCACGGACCGGCAGAAGACCGAAATCGCCGTATTGCGCAGCCGAGGCGCCAGCCGTACGCAAGTGCTGCTCGGCTATTTGGCGGAAGGGGTGTTTCTGGGGGCGATCGCCTTTGCCGCAGGACCGTTTGTCGGGCTGCAGCTTACCCGGGTGCTCGGCGCGTCGAACGGGTTTCTGGAATTCGTGCAGCGGGCGGCGCTGGATGTGCGGATGAACCGGGAGGCCTACGAGTACGGGGCGGTGGCGGTCGCTTGCTCGCTGGTGATGACGCTGATACCGGCGTTTCTAGCAACGCGCGCCACGATCGTCGGCCATAAGCAGCAGATGGCCCGGCAGCAAAAAAGCTCGTTTGTGCATAAATTTTTCATCGATATCGCTCTGCTCGGAGTATCCTTGTACGGGCTGCAATCGTTCCGCCGCAGAATGGCCGATATGGTGTCGCTCGGACTCGACTCGAACGATCTGAAGATGGACCCGCTGCTGTTTCTCGTGCCCGCTTTGTTTATCCTCGGTTCGGCGCTGTTCATTTTGCGCGTGTATCCGTGGTTTATCCGGTTCGTTTATTGGCTCGGCCGCAAATGGTGGCCGCCTTCGCTCTATTCCACTCTGATTCAGGTGGGCCGGCAGGCGGCGCAGTACCAGTTCATCATGGTGTTTCTCGCGATCACGCTGGCGACCGGGCTGTTTAGTGCAAGCGCGGCCCGCACGATCAACAAAAATGCGGCGGAAAAAATCCAATACGGCATCGGCGCCGACGTTGCGCTGCAGATCAAGTGGGAGGACGATGCGCCTCCTCCGGGAATGAACGAAGGCGGCGGAGACAGCGAAGGGGAGAACGCCGTTCCGGCCGTCCCGCTGACGCTGTCCGGCAATACGAAGGTGCAGTTTTCCGAGCCGCCGTTTTTGCCGCTTACGCAGTTGCCGGGTGTTGAGCATGCGGCGAAAGTGTTCAGCAAAAAGGACGTTTCCGTCACCGTAGGCAAAGAGCGGGCGAACGTGCTGCTCATGGGCATCGACACCGACGATTTCGGTCAGGTGGCCTGGCTGCGCGATGGACTGCTCGATCATCATTTCTACGATTATTTGAATCTGATTGCCAGCGATCCGGCGGCCGTGCTCATTTCCCGATCGGTGGCCGAGCAATTCAAAATTAAAGAAGGCGACCGGTTGTATGCAAGCTGGCAGGGAGTGGAAAGCACTCAATTCAAGGTGTTCGGCATCATCGATTATTGGCCTTCCTGGAACCCGAATCCGCAGTCGGGGTTCGGGGCGGCATCCGGCTCGTCTGCCGCGAACAGCAAAAACAAAAAAGTTGTGCTGCCGATGCTCGTCGTCGGCCATCTGTCTTACATCCAGAACAACATGGCGCTCGAGCCATATAACGTATGGCTGAAGCTGAAGCCGGAGGCGTCCAGCCAGGAGCTGTACAAGGCGCTGGAGGAACGAAACATTCCGGTGACGAGCCTCAGCGACGCGAAGCAGGAGCTGATCAAGCAAAAAAACGATCCGTTCCAGCTCGCCATCAACGGCGTCATGACGCTCGGTTTTATCATCTCGATCATCATCAGCTTTTTCGGATTTCTGCTGTATTGGGTGCTTTCCCTGTCGGGGCGCATCCTGCAGTTCGGCATTTTGCGCGCGATGGGCGTCTCGTTTATGCAGCTGATCGGCATGCTGGTCGGCGAGCAGCTGCTGACGTCCGGCGCCGCGGTCGGCATCGGCGTGCTCACCGGGAGCTTGGCAAGCCGGCTGTTCGTGCCGATGTTCCAGCTTTCGTTCAACGCCGCCACGCAGGTGCCGCCCTTTCTCGTCACATTCGATCCGCGCGACCAGCTGCAGCTGTACGCGATCGTAACGCTCATGATTACGATAGGCCTGTTCATTCTCGGTTATATGCTGTCGCGCATTAAAATCCACCAGGCCGTCAAGCTAGGGGAGGATTAA